The Topomyia yanbarensis strain Yona2022 unplaced genomic scaffold, ASM3024719v1 HiC_scaffold_673, whole genome shotgun sequence genomic sequence ACGGATTGGAATGCGAAGAGCCCGCGGCGTAGCGTTAAAGCACTAAGGTTACATCATCACTGATCCGACCACTGTTGCAGCAGTTCTAGGAGAATACTTTGTTTCGTTATTCGCTTTTGATTCGTACGAAAATAACATTAAACTTCATAACAATGCATCAATCAACACCTTGAACCATACTCAAAACTCAGAGGTCGCCATCCCATTGGAAATCAAAAACCGTTCCGGTTTGCAGAACTTGTGCTTGCCCTGTCGCGGGGCAATGGTAAATCGGTGGGTCACGACGACATTGGGTATCCGATGCTTAAACACCAGCCCCGTAAGGGCAGGCTAATCCTTCTGCGACTCCTAAACAACGAATGGCTGACGAACTCTCTTTCTCTTATTGGACTCATCGCCTGAAGATTCCGATTCCGAAGCGTCATATGGCTACTGCTACCCCGGAGGATTCCCGCCCGATCTCCTTCACTTGCTGCAACAGCAAGGTCATGGAGAGAATAGTAAACCGTCGACTAGTTCATTATCTCGAAAACAACAATAACCTCGATCACCACCAATGTGCAAAATTGCAAAACCAATTTACTGCGCGCACTGTATAGGTGTCATCCCACCAGCAACCGCAGCGTACGAAACCGTGTAGTCAAAGCTGTAATCGATAGCAGAATAACTTCTGGCGAAGACTCACATGCCAACAATAACCTTCCTGCTATCCTAAGACCTGTCCACAACCAGGCCATTGGAATCACTTCAAACCTACTCCCATCGACTCCAGCCAGAGCGGCATGTACCTAATCTGGTAGACTCCCCTTCGACTTCTTCATGACAGAAACCATCACCAAAATAGCAAGAATCTTTATCGAGAAGATTTGTGGAGACGACAACGGAGAAGGCGAAGAAACTCTTTCAACACTTTACCAACCAACAATTCGCCCCGATGTCCACGGTAAACTGGAATGGAGCCAGGTGTTGAAACGAGCCAGCCTTTCCTTTGACATGACCATCAAGAACAGCTTCAAAGCGGGCCACAATTCCCCGGTTCGTATAAAGTCGGTAATTGAATATAGAAACCACACATGTTTACTGGCGGCTCGAAAGCCCTGAGACACGTCGGCTGTACGATCACTGACATGGAAACCTGCCTGTTTCATCGGTTACCAGAACCCTAATCCGTCTTCTCCGCCGAAGTCGCAACAGTTTGCTTAGCTGCCACAACTCCTGCCCCAAAACCTATCGCCATCTTTACAGGCTCTGTCAGTGCAGTCACAGCACTTTAcaagtaacaatttaagttttatagtacGCTATaagtgcaatttaagttttatcaGCGGCTGTGAAACtcccataaaacctcaattgttactatcTACGACTCGCGACATCTTTTGATTCAAGGCATACAGGCACAAGCTCGACAAAACATCGTCACCATTTTGATTCTAAGCCACTGTGGAATCTTTGGGACCGTTTAGCCTCTTTGGGTCGTAAAGGCTCGCTATATATAAGGGAAGTCCCGGATCAAGACCTAAAATGGTGGATAGCCGCTACGCTCAAGGCAGTGATGATCACCCATCTCTACTCCGAAATGTGGAAGCAGACGGTTGATGTCTGGGATGATAGGAAGATGTCCCAAATCACCAGGACCAGAAGATTCTATCAGATCAGAAGATTCACACAAATGCATCACACAGTATGGCTGGTACTAGACCTTTTCAAAATATCTGCATGACCTGTAATGTACTATCTCCTCAACTGTCCCAATACCATGACGCACGGATTTTTCATGCTCTACCGGATAACATTCGTGACACTCTTAGTAATGACCAGTCCTAAAATCCAATCCTCTATAACTTCCTGAAGAACACCGGGCTGTACGGGTTATAATAAAAACGATGGCGCTGCGGTGCAACGACTCGTTTTGTTAAGAAGTGAAAGGATTTTAATTCCGCCATTTGTCCAAAATACAGTTGAGTTTAATTCAGTGCCAAGAGAAACTCAAAGAACTACAGAGTAAATAAGGAGGCAATTGTCCCAGAATTGAGTACttcctttttcttcttctagtAACAAACGGAAGTAAATTTAAGCTACTAGGATCAATAAGAACATTTGTATCTGGAGGCAGATTTTCGAAAGAGACCTGATAAACAGCTGATTACGCAGCAGTAAACATAACCTAGCGATTGTCATTTCCATCGAACTGCGGTTTGGAAAAGCAAGGTGTTCTTAGGTCAATGTCTTTGACAAGCGTAGTAGGCGctactccaaactttcaaacGGATTTCTGCGATGTTGCATCGTCAGGTCCattttgaaaagtttaaaagttgCCGGTTTAGCCCAAACTACAAAAAATCCATGGCTTTGACGCACCGTCAGTGACGGAGAATTTCGTTTGGTATTGTTGTAGGCGTTGACTCAGACTTTCAGATCAATGGGACGACATTAAAAAAGCTAGCTGCCAGAATTTCCTTCCGTCCCTTGTGTCTAATAAAAATCCCAAGATGGAGAATGAAAACCAGGTTCTTCGAACCTAAATTTGTGTAACTTTGATTAGAGATTTACACACAGCCTCATTTATTATAGAACAATTAAAAGGAGATTGTAGTAATTTTGCTGTCGCACTCATAACTGTTGTCAAAAACAGACCAAGAGGATCTAAACTCAGTAGTAACTCAGTTTAAACGATTTGTTTACGTCCAAacgcaaacgtcaaaacgggaTCTGCAGCTGCACAGCTATATTCAACCGAACGGATCCCCCAACCAAACGAACTTACTCTTCCACACCCTGCACGTTTCAACTATATGGCCATTTTGTAATCAACTAACACCGATTCTCGACCCGGTTTTACTTTGTCTACTCGTAAGACGCTTTGGCGTACTGGATAACGGAACTCATCCGCACGACCGGTGGTGGTGATGCTGGGGTAGGATTATCCACAACCGGTGGTTGCCTTACCGACATCGACTCGACTGCGGATGCCGTTTGCGCCTGGTTGTTCCGTTGATCTATGGCAATGCTACGAGCAGGTTGATCCTTGAAGTACAGCCTTCGCTTCCGTGGTGGCAGCGTATTGTTATCCCGGTCGGCCATTAATACTGAGTCGGATTCGGGCGACGACGAGCGATCCGGTGACTCCGGAGATGATCGTGGTGGCGTTAGAAGATTCTCTGTACCCGCAATCGCTGCTTCGACCTGGCGTACGATGTCACTGGATGACCTGTGGAAAAAAAGAAGATGAATTAGttccatgttttccatttaTGTACACActaagttcaattcgacaataggGTCCAGGAACTGGTCTCTCAGCAAAGTGACATTAGTTTACAGTGCCAACAgatgtcacttttactgagatatcgCCGAAATCCCAAATTTCCCAAAACTAGTCAGTAAACGTTAGTCGTGTAGTTACCAAACCCACCTGAACTCGGTAACTTGCGAAGCAGGCGCAAAATAACCATGGTTCTTCATGACGGCCATCGGTTCGAATTTGTGAGTGTTTGAACTGGCCGAAATTTGTTGCTGGTGATGCTGGTGCTGATGATGCGCCTCCGGAAGTTGCTGGTGCTGTAGCAGATGTGACTGGGATTGCTGCTGTTGCATAATGATGTCAACCGCGTGCGACTGTCCGGCCGATGGCGACAACCGACCATCAGCAGTTGAAGCCAACAATTGTTGGTGATGCTGCTGCTGCGACATTGTGAATGCCAACGGTGGAGGAGACGGTGTTTTATTGCTTTGAATTTCCGTAGCAGCAGCGGCAATGGATGCTGCTGCTAGCAGGGCCGGATTCACGCCGGACTGAACGCCGTAGCTTCGCAGAACTGACTGCTCGAACTGAGAGTAGAAGTGGATGTTTTCTGGGAAACGGTTAGTTTTGCTTCCACTGCTACCATCAGTGGTCTGTTCCTGCATGTCAATCCGTggagctgaaagattttccTCCAATTCCATCGGTTGTTCCATCATCAAACTATCGGGCGCCTCAAGATTACTGGAACTCGATGAATACTCCGGACTACTTCGGCTTGATGCGGTACTCAAAGATGCATTCACCACCGTCTTATTATCGTTGGCTTCCTCCTCCGGAGCTTCTTTCGCGTGTCCCTTGATGTGTGCCTCCATCTCTTTCTTGCTTTTAAACGTCTCGTCGCAAATGGTGCACTTGTAGCACTTCGATCCGTAATGTTGcaccctgtgcaacttcagcacGTGATTGTAGCCGAAATCCCGGAAGCAAATATCACAATGGTATGGTTTCTCACCGGTGTGTGTCCGTGAATGTACCTTTAACTGCTTCGAGCACGTAAAGCCCTTGCCGCAGCCTTCCACGGGACATTTGTAGGGTTTCTCGCCTAGAAAAGCAGAAAAAACTAATCGTTATAAACATCTGTCAACCGGACCAGTTTCAATCTTACCCGTATGCGTTCGCATATGAATGACTAGCTGACCAGACTGTATAAACGTCTTGCCACATACACTACACTTGTGTGGACGTTCCCCGGTATGAATTCGCATGTGCCGATGCAGTTTGCCGCTGTGCTCAAAGGCTCGATCACAGATCTCGCATTTGTATGGCCGTTCCTTGGTGTGTATTCGCCGGTGGACCTGCAGGTTTTCCTTAACACTAAACATCTTATGGCAGAAGTCGCACTCGAAAGGACGCTCTCCGGTGTGCGTCCGATAATGTCGTACCAGTCGGGCCGGAACGGCAAACGTTTTCTTGCACACATCACACTGGTACGGATCGACTGAAGCGGCCGTTCCCTGGATAGCCATCGCAGCTACGGTCTTCGTACTGACCAGTTTACCGCCCTCGGTCATACCCAGCTGCTGCAGCTGCTTGGCATGCGATTTCATGTGACTTGTGTGAGCACTTTTGCTTCCGAAGTTGATGTTGCACTGTTCGCATCGAAACTTTCCGCTAACGTTGGACTGGTGGGAAACTAGGTTCGTTGGGACCATACTGGGTTGGAAGGTTCCGTAGCCCACCTGCAGGTGAGCTGAACTATTGCTGCTTCCGCTAGGCTGCGTCGAAGAGCAAGCAGCGCCCAACATGGTAGACTGGTTGTCGTTTCCATTACTATTACTACTCAGGTTGACGACCTGTTGCTGGAACTGTATCCTTTGCTGCTggagctgctgctgttgttgttgttgctgttgttgcgaCTGTTCACCGCCTCGATCATTGGTCGCATTATTGCTGAAGCATAGCTGGGATATTGTACTGCCATCTGCCTGCTGCATGAGCAGTGGCAGCCCGGTGTAGTAAACCATTTTGCGGAGATCTGGAACAGATAGAAAAAGAGAGGAATATTGATTAGTTTCGAATTGTGATCTTCAGTGTATTGTAGTTCTTTTGGAGGACAATAATTAATGAATAAAAGGGCATCGTGCTCCAGAGCGATTATCttctgaaacattttttttttttcaagaatatATGTTCAATGAGAGAAAGTTCGACATCAATTATAAATACAGCTGCAACATCTTACTAAGGAAGTTTGTACATTCTCAGATATGAACTAGAATTTAGTTGAATATGCGAATTAAACCATAAATTACCATCCATCCAAAAACCATGCTTTAAATCATCATTTGAATGATTTTTCTcaactttttgtttatagatTTGATTACGTCAGCAAATATAGGATTTATTacttattaatttataacctaaaTATGCACAATCTCCGTGACTTAGAAATGCCAAAAAAACTTAGAAATATCATCTGATATCAGCCTAGACAAGACTAGTCTTAGTTTATTTTTGCCATATACACAAATGCAGTTTCACACAACCTCCCGAAGCGATTCAATTGGTCTTTTTGCCGATTTTGTTGGCTGATGTAACAACTATTTTTTAGTCCTTGTATACACTACTAGTAAACTGCAGAAAAGTAAGGATACCTGTGTCGGTAAATAAATTTGAACAGTTTGAAACCATCCTCACTACCTGAATTCCGATATCCAGACTAGGAAAGCTATGAATCCAATGTAACGAACTTCATAGAATTAGAACTTTTAGTATTTAAAACTTCCATCTAATTATTTCGAAATTTCAGAAAGATTAGAAAAAGTTCaacaaatttcaatttcaagaattttgtcaatttcatgaattttgtCAAGTTCTTGAGTATCTgtattagggtgtctcaaaatgacatcatgttaaaaaagtcatcgggctcacttcttaaatgaaaggttagggtattgggaccactttcttcttcggagtgagtttgctaaaacgcttcctactggtggcgacttttgattttttgaaaaatgggccgattttggataaaatttcaaatttatgcctgttgaagtggtcccgaactgttttttcagcattttttatttttctggagatccaaacgttagttagttagttagtttgtacaaatttagaattataagagcggcggggccattaaaacttagtaaaaagtgaaatttttggtgcttttcagtattttttcttcaaaactgggtatctacaaaattttaaaagtacagaaaatacTTTATATAGCTGAGCCGaatacaggggcgtaattttgctgaagaaagtgtatagctacggctaatggggCATGAGTtattaagtttttgttaaataacctttgacatttttagcaattcaacaaaaataatgctgttccaaaaaacaaatcagttcaaatgtgctttgaccacacattgtttttcgaaaaatagaagaaaaattatgaaaaatgacgttttctgtacgtctttagtatgtcaggacgaggtttaatgagcatctgatgatttttgttgtaacttaaattataaaaataataactttgctaataaCGCCAAGtctccaattattttttgaagaattaattctccattattacttctaggaggcatcttcaacaaaacgattgtgtcagaagatgcgctgaattctgttgtaaaactttttcgaggatatttgcctcaaatttgactatttcggaattatgtgatctaaacagtaaatatcagtttttcaacactcacctcactcttctgcatttttctccacttcaaagttcctaacatgaaaataagactttatatataaaatgtaagtagccttcaaatatacgccataacttgctaTTAACtagacatatttgtttaattttagtgattttcaaacccgctaggtggctattagtatagaaaatatttttaaaaaaatcgtcaaatgctcataaaaaccgattctgatgtactagagacaagcgaaaaacgccatttttcatcattttccttttattttccgaaaaataatgtGCGGACTAAGCCCtcttaagttgttttattttgtagaacagtgttattttttatgaatatcataaaatgtcaaaaggttatttaacaaaaacgtaaataatttataccccattggccgtagctatacactttcttcagaaaaattacgcccctgcattcggctcaactatataaagtgttttctgtacttttaaaattttgtagatacccagttttgaagaaaaaatactgaaaacaccaaaaatttcagtttttaatgttttaatgtttaattggcttaatggctctgccgctcttataattcaaaatttgtacaaactaactaaccaaacttctccgtttggatctccaagaaaataaaaaatgctgaaaaaatatctAAGACAGTGTAGGAccgcttcaacaggcataaatttgaaattttatccaaaatcggcccatttttcaaaaaatcaaaagtcgcgcaccagtaggaagcgttttagcaaactcactccgaagaagaaagtggtcccaataccctaacctttcatttaagaagtgagcccgatgactttttaacatgatgtcattttgggacaccctaat encodes the following:
- the LOC131696063 gene encoding Krueppel homolog 1-like; the protein is MTPKVRQTTHPRTPPRKRISTSSSKLRQQDTYLRKMVYYTGLPLLMQQADGSTISQLCFSNNATNDRGGEQSQQQQQQQQQQLQQQRIQFQQQVVNLSSNSNGNDNQSTMLGAACSSTQPSGSSNSSAHLQVGYGTFQPSMVPTNLVSHQSNVSGKFRCEQCNINFGSKSAHTSHMKSHAKQLQQLGMTEGGKLVSTKTVAAMAIQGTAASVDPYQCDVCKKTFAVPARLVRHYRTHTGERPFECDFCHKMFSVKENLQVHRRIHTKERPYKCEICDRAFEHSGKLHRHMRIHTGERPHKCSVCGKTFIQSGQLVIHMRTHTGEKPYKCPVEGCGKGFTCSKQLKVHSRTHTGEKPYHCDICFRDFGYNHVLKLHRVQHYGSKCYKCTICDETFKSKKEMEAHIKGHAKEAPEEEANDNKTVVNASLSTASSRSSPEYSSSSSNLEAPDSLMMEQPMELEENLSAPRIDMQEQTTDGSSGSKTNRFPENIHFYSQFEQSVLRSYGVQSGVNPALLAAASIAAAATEIQSNKTPSPPPLAFTMSQQQHHQQLLASTADGRLSPSAGQSHAVDIIMQQQQSQSHLLQHQQLPEAHHQHQHHQQQISASSNTHKFEPMAVMKNHGYFAPASQVTEFRSSSDIVRQVEAAIAGTENLLTPPRSSPESPDRSSSPESDSVLMADRDNNTLPPRKRRLYFKDQPARSIAIDQRNNQAQTASAVESMSVRQPPVVDNPTPASPPPVVRMSSVIQYAKASYE